The DNA region caaagcctgaaccctagaaataaactcttaaaaaaatattttatttttaattattttttaattcataaattaaaaaaaattaaaaaaaaaagaagaaaaaacagcTGTTATCCTGCAcggcgcgcacagtcgcgcactgtggcgtcgcgcaggataacaaatttctatatatatatatatatatatatatatatatatatatatatatatattatggaaGCTATTCGAATCAATTAATTCTAAGATGACTGATCTGTCTTATGAAAAAGATTTTACTAGCCATCACCTAgtaaaagattatatatatatagggtttTGATACCCTATGTGACAATCACCTACGGGACTATCTGCGACGCCTGAATTGAATCCAAGCGCTCggacacacacacacaaacacacacacacacacacacacacatatatatatatatatatatatatatatatacacttttGATATCATGTGCgctcgcacagtgcgcgactatgcgcgcgcaggatatcactgattttagttttttttttatttttgaattaaaaaaataattaaaatattttttaaaaaaattatttctagggttcagacttttggttatagtatcaaagttattttttttagattttacagtCACgtactgtgcgcgtcgcgcaggagaacaaaacacacacacactctctctctctctatatatatatatagggtttTGATACCCTATGTGACAATCGCTTACGGGACTATCTGCGACGCTTGTCGGGACGCCTGAATTGAATCCAAGCACTCGGACATCCCAGTAGGGACACCTGAATTCAACCTAGATGCCccgattattttttttattctttgatttttttaaaataaacatttcctcggaTATAAACCTCAAATATATTATTATACCCTGTATAAAcgcctaattttttttatttttcttttaacttaaatattataaCATAATTGAGAAGCCTGAATCTTagaagtaaaattttaaaattttttagtttCAACACGAAACATAACTGGGAAGCCACATTATTATACCCCGTAagcacctaatttttttttttcttttaacttgATTCCTATAATCTAATTGGGAAGTCTGAACCCTATaggtaaaatttaaatttttttaatttaattttaacattaTAATCTAATTGAGAAGATTGAATCCTAAggataaagagttttaaaaaaaaatcatatcaaCCCAGGCACGTTGATCAAATCTTGATGCCTGGATTTATAAGGTTCAGGCGCCTAGATTCAATCTAGGTGCCCTGAGCATGTACTCTGCATATTAGACGTTTCTCAAAAATGAATCTGGACGTCCACAAATACTTCCGGGTGTCAAGTCACACACACTATTCGGTATCCTGATTCTTTAAGTGAATCAGGCCGTCTGGAAATATATCGGAGCGCCACACACACACTAATACTAGTCAACAACCTAGGGTCCTAACTACATTTAGTGTGATCTACGCCTAAAGTTCGACAATGGCTGAAACTTCAAGAAAATATATGATGGCCTCGGATGACTTTAACTGAACGAGAAATCGAACGCAGATCTAGGTTAAGACATAAATGCAAAGAGTGGGAAGAAAGCAACCATTGAATTACAATTGCTAAGCTTTGcattatatttaatttcaagcAGGAGAGAATATATTTAAACGCTCTCTAAGGTTTAGTCTGGCAGAGTTTAGGGACGTCCTGAAATAGAACGCAGAGTAAAAGTCAACTCTCGGAATTTATAGCTCGAACAGCTCACGTGCTCCTTTCAATGGCCGCCGGTGAGCAGCCAAATTCACGGCTATATAGTAAGTAGAGTGAGAGAAAGAGATCGAGTCAGCTGGGAGCTAATTAGCGCAGTAGCCATGGCCGCGGCAGCCGCCACCACCACCTTCTTCGTTCTGGCGCTCGCTCTCTCGGCGTCTCTGCAGTTCCCCGCGTCGGCAAGGAAGGGCGGCCGGTGCGAGCAGTCGGGGAACGGCATCGCTTGCCCAGGGGCGCTCCACTGCTGCAAGCGCCGCTGCCGCGACGTCCTCTCCGACCGCCACAACTGCGGGCGGTGCGGCAACCGGTGCGGCTTCGGCCGGCTCTGCTGCGCCGGCGGCTGCGTCGCGGTGGCCTACGACGTCGACAACTGCGGCGGCTGCGGCCGCATCTGCCCGCCGGGGCAGCGCTGTGAGTACGGCGCCTGTGGCTATGCTTGATATCTATGTACTGATCAAATTACCTACTTACCGGAAAGAAGATTAAATAAAAGCATTTGGACAATATCGATCGAGAGAAGATTATGCCAAAGAAAGACTGTTAATTAAATATTCGCAAAGTTGGTTTTTTAAGTATGTATAaattgtattttgaatttatcTAATAAAGAGAAGATCGTCTACTTaaactttatttatatatatatatatattaaacattttatttaatCATACTTTGAGATATGCTGCATGTGAAAACAACACTTCCTCTCTTCGTAACCTTTGAAGTGTGTCCTAGTTGACATACATATAAGTGGTTATTTCAATAAATCTTACGATGAATTTTTCATGGATATAAAAAAGTTATTTTACTGAGTGTGAAATTATTAAACTAACTACTTCACCTTCTACTATTAATAATTTTTGAAGTGTATTAAGATAAACATCACTTGGTGTATACAATGAAATTTGTTTGTGAAATTTGATCAAAATTGTTATATACATCTAGATAGATAAACATTACAGTGACAGTCAAAAtagtataaaaaaaatagtttcgtTATTTTAACAGTCCTTTCAGTATCAATTTCATAGATATAGAGgaagataaatataaatatatagatcatatgataaaatcaaataaaatatttttttctcaaaaaataaaaattaaaaataaccaaACCAAACATTGACTAAGAAATTTAATCTTCTCCACAAGTTGATAAAAAGTGTCTGTGCTTCCTAAACACTTTTGCCAACCAATTTCTAATAAAAGAAGATACATTATGGATGATTACTATTAACttttgaaataatcattgaaACATGAGGAAGGTCAGTATACACAAGGTTGCTAACGAGGGAAAGCTTAAAAAAACGCATTCATCTATATGAACGACAATAAATACAcacgcaaaaaaaaaaacaaaaaaatacataaattgtTAAATATCTAGcgatgtttgaaaaaaaaaagaaatggaaAAAGTCCTTGACACAGCTGGTCGAAATTAGTTAGGCAAATTTAGCCGGTTCGCCAGATGGTCGATGCAGATTGTTTTTTCCTAAAATCGAACGGCTCGATGGCTCAACCGAAATGTAGAGGGCACTTAAACCTTCCGCATGGGGGTGGTGGGGCCATCTGCTATTTTACTCCTTTTCTCTCTCCACGTCGCGCCCCCCCGAAATGGAAATTCTACCGTATCTGCGACCCAACGTATTTGCGACTGTGAGAACGATATATAGAAATCCTCAATTAGGGCCATCTCAATTGGGGATCTTCCGTCCCCTATCTGTCCCTCCTTCGGCGTAGGCTGCGATCTCGATCACGTCGCCCCGATCTGCGTCCCTCACAGGCAACTTCTCCTTCCAACGATTTGCTTttagatcgatcgatcgatcgcagTGTGCTTACCTTTTTTGATTGCATGAGTTCGTTTTCTTTTTATCGATGCTTgttgtccttttcttttttttttgttcagaTTTCGTCTGTATCTTCTTATTGTTGGAAAAAAGTTGAGGCTTTGAGTGTTCGATTAATCATAGGTATCGATGGATCTTGGAATTATTGGTGGAGAGGAGGATAGGGTTTAGGGATATTAAAATTTTCTAGATACTTTCCGCTTTTGTGCTTAATCTTGGGAGTGCCCGCTCGATTTTGGACCTTCTCCTTATTGTTTAGGCATGCATCTAAATGTTTCTTTCCCACTTGATAGTGATTGAATAGAATGATACTTGGATGATCTTGATCCGAAATACTGATGTTGTAAATTGTACCATCCATCCGTTTAAGATTTCTATTGCTAGAAGAATTGAACTTTGTTTCTGTTTTAGCTTTCTAATcgcttgactttttttttttgttttattgctTGCGTTGACAGGCTAATATAATTGGAAGAAAACAATTCTGTACTATCAATTTTTATGATATGGTGTTTGTTGGTCATGCACAGCTGCTTATTTTTATATTGAAGTGATCTTTGgtttagaaagatttttttttgagattttgcGTTTTAATGTTGGTTTTGGTGTTTTTTTATTTCACTAAGAAGTTCTTAATGACTACATGGGTAATCGGTTCAGACATCCTTGGTCCTGATTGTCACCTGCTTACATAATTGAATGTTGACATAAACTGATCGTGATCAGCTAGATTCCACTAATGGAGTGAAATGAACTGTCGATTAGGGTTTATTTTGCAAGAATATCTTGTGTTACAACTTGAATTTGAGGTATCTAGCTCATTGACTGAACCTAGTTTTGTTCATGGCATCCATTTTACTGGCCAATAATTTAAGGTTACATCGAACTGTATGATTACAATCCTATGCTGAATGCTGAGCAACACTTTTCTTGCTCCTTGATTCCTCATGCATATTTTAACATGTTACTCTCATTGCTAGTGTTTTGTTTTAAGTCAAAGCTCCTTGCTGTTTTTCCTTTAT from Zingiber officinale cultivar Zhangliang chromosome 4B, Zo_v1.1, whole genome shotgun sequence includes:
- the LOC121978724 gene encoding protein GRIM REAPER-like, producing the protein MAAAAATTTFFVLALALSASLQFPASARKGGRCEQSGNGIACPGALHCCKRRCRDVLSDRHNCGRCGNRCGFGRLCCAGGCVAVAYDVDNCGGCGRICPPGQRCEYGACGYA